The Anser cygnoides isolate HZ-2024a breed goose chromosome 13, Taihu_goose_T2T_genome, whole genome shotgun sequence genome contains the following window.
CTGAGCAAACCTTGCGCTCTCCACTGGTGTCAGCAGAAGCTGAAGGTAGAGAGCCCATGGTAACCACGCTCCTGTGGTGCTCTGCATCAATCTTCTCCAGCTTTGCTTACCTAGAAAGAGATTTTgtaaagagagatttttttttctatcttcagGGCACTCAACTTGACCAGCACTGAACCTGCCTGGAATTCAGTGGGCCTTAGTATGAGGTTTTCAATGTATTTGTAGCCTATTCAAGACTAAGCAGGGGGCCTCAGCAGTGACAAGCTTACTAAAAGGTGCTAGACCATCGCCACCCCTCCCTCAGTCTCATTTGCAACCGGTGCCCTCCCAGCAGGGTCCAGGAACTGAAATTCTATGagaacattcaaaaaaaaaataatttaattttcagggtggttggtttgtttgtttttcagcttaaatatggaaaccttttttttaaaattattactcATACAGACCTGCTCAAGTGCTGCAAACTAGAACAGGTTCAAGGGAGACATAATCTGAACTCAACAGCAATCAAGACCCCCACTTTCATTGATGGGGGTAGCTTAAAAATCTgactattattttattttctacttagAGGCCTAAAATCAAACACTAGATGCTTCCTGTGGTTTCACCTAATCCCTCCCACCCATTAGTAGTTTGGTGTATAAAGCTTGCACACTGAAGTAAAAAAGTCActatcattttgtttgtttttaatagattGAACTTTGCTACAGGGGCCTGGTTACCCTGCTGCATTTCAAAAGCTGGTTAAAACTTAGAAGAAGCAAAGCTCAAGTGCGGAACGGCATTCCCAGAAAACAGCCACCTACACAGAGCTTTTGTAACAACAGCTATCACCCACCATGACCAACCTGAGATGGATCCTCTTTTGTCAAATTAAAACAtggaggaaaacagattttactCTTGAGCTTGTCTTGTGGCTTTCCTTTTCACCTGCTCGCACACTTCTGTTCTGTGCTCCTCCTTCCCCGTTCTAGTTCTCTTCGTCCACAGAtgccaagaaagaaaatgacccTTTAACAGCAGAAAGTAGTGATGGAAGCTGTTGCTTTCCACACTATTTAACTTCTATAAAAGCAAATCTCACCTTTGAGGATGTCTGATACACCTGAGTTAAGCTTTTCAAGTTtgtttctcccccccccccccccccccccccatctttcCATTCCTCCTACTGGCCTTGGTTGGCAAGACACCCAAAATGTCAGCACAGTGCTGTTGGCAAGACAGAAATGTTGGCGTGCCCCACCTGGACACAACATTCCAGCCTTAAAACCCAGCATATGAGCACATGGGTCTCTCTTTATGCTCCTGACCACGTAACGCTATTGGAAAGCCCTGAACTCGGGGTACGTTCAGGGTACACACCTAGGCAATAAATATTGTTAGAATGCACTGAATAATTACTACTGGAGCAGGCATTGCCACTTGCAATCCCAGTTCAGCACACCAAGAAAAGCACTATTGGAGAGGTCCTTTGACTTTTCATTACcaataaaataactgttttcctcttgaaaTTCCACAGAATAGTCTTTACTATTGAACTATGTTCAAGAAcgtacgaaaaaaaaaaaaagtgtgcataTTATGTCAGTAAACTTTTCCTGTGGCGTTGGCCTTATAAGGAAATGGTACCCGTGCTGCCTTTACACCTTTCTGGTAATAAGCAGCTGACACAAACTAAGctgtcctctttctttctcactgtCTGCCAGTTTGTCAGACTACCACACTAGCTGTACTGTGGCTTCGATACCCAGCACAGAGCTATAGAGTTACTTAAAACAGGACATGTACAGTACCCTGGCATGTGCCAGCCCATTCAGAGCTGCTTATGTACTCTCTGTGCCCTGCCGCCGCCCCTCATTTCCGCTGCCTGTCTCCTTACAACGACTGCATGCACCCTCGCTCACTCGCTGTTAGGTTTGTAACCCCCAGTTCTGAAAGGTCAGATGGAACAGAACATCGCTTTCCTGGGGCTGTCCTCGTGTCCAAAACAAGGTGGGAGGCTGTTCACAACGGGAGTGTCGCTCTCCCTTCTGTCACACTGAGTTCACTTAGTAAAGTACATTTGGTTAGTAGAGTTCATCACCACTTTTCTCACTAGAAGAGCTCAGCACAAGCACCGCCTATCTGATTTCACCACTTCTTCTGAAGAGTGCACTACGTTTGGGACAAACCCGCTCTTTaccccttcccatccctcctGGATTGAAATTTCCCCCCTTTTAACAAGCTCGTATATATCTCGAGTCAGATCAGTGAAGGCCTTCTCCACGTTAATGGCATCTCGAGCAGAGGTCTCAATGTACTTCATACCATAAGCAGCAGCCAGTTTCTCAGCCTCGTGCCTGGTGACCTGCCGCTGCGTGTCAAGGTCACACTTGTGACCTACCAAAACGAAGACGATCTGGTAGGGCTGGACGTGCACCTTGGTCTCTTCTAGCCACTCATGGACGTTCTGGAAGGACCTGCGGTTTGTAATGTCAAAGAGGAGGAGTCCACCAACCGAGTTCCTGTAGTAGGCTCTGGTGATGGACCTGGAAAAGAATGAGCCACAAGAAATATGTAAGTCACAGCTAGCTGGGAGGAAAGGCACAGCAAGTTTCGCCTGGTTTTTTGCTCATTTctcttggttattttttttttcttaaccaaaACGTGGCACTTCTGAACGTTTGTCTGTGCTTTAGAAAGCAGCATTACTGCCACCTTGTCTGCCCTGCAGACTAGAGGACAGAGAATGCCATTCTTACTGCTTTGGCTTGTGCTCTGGAGATCTTGTCATTCAAAAAAGAACCAATTTTGGCTTAAAAACTTCATCCTCGGGCAACTGCTCCACTGATTCATTACTGCGCTGTTCAGAACCTCCCCATACACCATTTTTGGCCTCTCCTGTCTATCGAGGCTTTCCATACGCTCTTTGCTAGTAGTCGAATGAGTCCCCCCCAGCTGTATCTCAGTACCTGGATCGGTTTGGCTGACCCATTGGTTCAGCAGCACTGTAACAACTCAAAGGGTTTATTTGGACCCAAACACCCACTGATAGAAATATAAAAGGCAAGGAGGGAAGCCACTGAGTCTGAAGGCAGCTCACGGAGCTGCACACCCCGCATCCACCCAAGGCCTCGGCACACGCACACAGACATCCACCCTGTGCCTTCTCCTGCCACTTGTCAAGCTGACGGGATGCACGACTCCAGCTAACACACTAACAGGAGCATCCAGGTTGATCCCCCACGTAACAGCAACCTGATACAACAGCTTCCAAGGGGAATCTGCATTAGTGGTGGTCTTGTTCCTCCCAAATCCTGAAAACATTAAACAGTAACCCGGAAGCCACTCAAACCACCGGCTGAGAGCTGGAGACCATCTTCCACAATTCTTCAATGCAGCCAGAAGCGGCACGACATCAGCTAACAGAGGGCTACAGAGAATGCAGTTCAACGACTACTACATGTGGGAAAAGCAAGACACAGTAAAACTGGTATTTCTGCAAAGTCATGGACTAGTTCTAAATCCAGAAGCACTGATCGATTTCAGTCCCTGGAGGAATTTACACTGGGACATGAACTTTTCTTGCTGGGAAAGTGTAGGCACTACTGCAGGTTTACCTTGGGACAAGTCTTCTTCAGTCATTCAAGACTCTTGTTAGAGGTTGTTCTGTCCTATAACGTGCATAGCTAGTGAAACTGCCCCAAAAAGGACTAGTTGGCTTTTTCAAGGTTTGCTTTATCAACAGACATGCAACAATGAGTGAAAATCCACAGCCAAAATTGAAGAAAGCCAGAAACGGGGACAAAAAATAAGAGTTGGCTGCGCTTGGACAACTTCTTCCTCTCCGTTATCTGGCCCGGGgacaacagcagctctgcacattTGGCACCGAGGGAATTAGATCTGCCTTTTGCTCTCCAGCCAACTGCAAGCAGATACTGGTGCTCTGAAGCCCCCTCACCACTGTCACAGGCATTTCTGCTTCTCCCTTGTGTTCAGCGCATCagccctggctgctcctgccaACATCAATGATGCCTCAGGTACTCCTGAAAGACGTGACAGGATCTAAGCTGAACGCTGCTTTGAGGTAAAACTAGGTGAAGGTCTCAGTGCCTTTTCTTAAAGCCTTTTCCACAGACTTACTGAGCCCTTACTGAGCCGCAGGAGGCAAGCTACACTGCCTTCACACTGCACGTCACTGCCCAGCTCCCTTCCAGACCCCTACCCAGCTCCTACCATCCCTCATCCCACCACGCTTGCAccgcagcagagcagcagggctaCTCGCACCCATTTTAACCAAATATTAACATAGAAGTGTTGCCTCTGTGTGGGAAgcctcccctgctctgctgtgtaCTGCTGGTGGGGCTCCTGTACCTGGGGTCCTCCGCTGTCTGAGTCTTTCCCTCTCAGCCAAGGGAGAGCTGCCAGCTGAAGGGGAGCAGCTCTTCCGTAGGTGGTGGTACACATTCCCAGCGGGTGAAGGCTGCAcatgcttctgcttttgttagCATTACACAACATCATGTTTCAGGCAAGAAATCAGAGTATTTGAGCAACCCGAGGTGGGCAAAACCTGCTGGATCCAGGAAGATCCCTGCTCTTCAACAGCTCAAGAACAGCCTCAGCGCTGCCCCAAAGAGCAAGGTTTTGGGGCTGATCCGGCAAAATGGCAAGGCACATGCTTAACCGTAATTTAAGCCTTGACTGCACAGAAATTGCTTCTCATTTATTGATAGTGAGACAACTCACAATAGGGGTCAGGAAGAGCAAAAACATAGCACAGATGCAGACCAGCAAATGCCAACAAGGTATCTTCAAGATAACTACAGTGGTTTCTTTCGTGTGGGACAGCCTTCAAGCTAGTGCAGAGCAGGCTAGAAATGCTAAAAATCGAGAGCTCTGTGAAAAAGGGGAGATTATTCTTAAGAATTTCCTTCTCAAGAGATTTCCTGCACTATGACAAAAAAGTTTAAGGGTTCTGGAGAGCACGTGCACTACCATGTTTCTTGTCTATGCTCACAAGTCTGAGAAGCTTCTGCTTATCCCccaaaaagctgtattttgccTTTTGACAAGAAAAACAGCCTGCAGGAGAAGCCCAGGAGCTTTATGGGGCATGATTTCTCACAGGGTTAATAATGACTTGAAAGagataaacacaaaacagatttttttcacccAATTTTGTCATAGTTCACAGTATACCACAAAGGCAGCTGGGTTTGCTCACTTCGCTCTGTCTTTTCACATTGGGAATCTAAGTCTGCACTTTGGCAAGGGCCTTCCAAAGTGGCACAATGCCTATTTTTGTGTCAGTCACTGCTCCTGCCCCTTACACTCTTTCTGCTGAATGCTGCTGCCCATCGCAGCGGCGCAGCCTGCCCTTGTGCTGAAGGTTGCCTGCTCATCACGCTTACAACCCGGAGCCAGGCTGGGTCAAGCACCAGCACGAAGGGTAAGCAGCCTCCAGGGCCCCAAACCTCCtggcattttaaagaaagcaaactgaagCCATCTGACAGCTTTTGCTCCTCACAGCGCAGGCACAACCACGGGACGGCATACGGCCGTGTTTTCTGAAGACCCAAAGCTGGAATCTGACGCAACTGAACGTTACAGTGCCACCTCTCTCAGCGGAATAAGGCACCAGCTCCTAGCCCAAGGTACCAGACAAAAAACCTGTCTCTGGATAGGGACCGAGTACGGCACATCCCAGGCCAGGCGCCAGCACCACAGATGCAAGCGAAGGCTGGGAGGCGGGAGCAGGGGAGATTTCATTTATTCAATGAAACCAAAACACCCCTCAGGCGAGTCATCACAGCACAGAGGCAGAAGCTATGTGAAGCTGCGCAGAGACTGGGAGCAAGGCAAGTGCTTCCGGAGGGAGCATCACGAAAGAGCAGCTGAGGGTCAAAGATGcatgaaaaatacatgcaaacTACGCGGGGAGCTAAGGGTACACTCACACCCCTTCCGAATTAACACAGTCGGAGCAGGACTTGTCCTGTGGCAACGCCAGCCCTTGTTTAGATGGGGTCGAGCCTGCTCCGACCACATGAGTGGGATTTTGCCACACAAATCTGCAGGAGCTGTTGGCACAGCCCGACACAGAGCCCTTATTTCTCCCAGTCGAGCCTTCAGGGGTATCACTGACGCTCTGGCACTGCCCGTGCCCTCGCAGCGTGGCATCCTCCTGCACGGCCACAGCCGAGGGCTGGTCCTGGCCTTTCTGCAGCCGACACCTACCGCAGGGCTTACAAAAACCCGACTGTGTGCTCCTCTGCCCTAGTGAGCCTACACGCAACCGCGGTCCGTGGTGACAACAACAGTCCTGCTCCTCACACTGACGGCTGCCAACAGATAAATAAGCCAATAAACGCAAGCGATAAGGAgccatgaaatgaaataaaaagcgAGGGGTGAGGTTCGCCTCTCCTTTGTCTCACCCGCCGGCagcagcggccccggcccgccccaCTCCTCACCGGAACCGCTCCTGGCCGGCCGTGTCCCAGATCTGCAGCTTGATCCTCTTGCCCGGCTCGATCTCcaccagcctggagaagaaatcCACGCCCACCGTGGGGTCGGAGATCTGGGCGAAGCGCCCCTCGGTGAAGCGGCGGATGAGGCAGGACTTGCCCACGGTGGAGTCGCCGATGACGATCAGGCGGAACTGGTAGAGCCAGATGGCCTCCATgctgccgccgcccgcctcaGCGCCCgcaccgccaccgccgccgccgcgccgcctccTCCGTGCCGCCCATACCCGACCcaggggcggccgccgccgccgcgccgctcAGGCGGGCCCCGtggcgcggcccggcccgccgccgctgccgccgccgggctGCGGTGGAGGCGCGGCCGAGGCGCGCTGTAATGGCGGCCGCGCTGCACCGCACTGCCGGGAGGAGCCGCCAGCCCCggaccgccgccgccgccgccgcgggagCCGGGcgggggcggagcggggcgggacCGTGacgggaggccggggggggcagcgctgAGGGGACccggggctgaggggagcccGCGCAGGGGGAACGCTGCGCTGAGGGGAGCCCCGGTGGCTGAGGGGAGCCCCGGTGGCTGAGGGGAGCAGGGGTCCAGGCGGACCCCGAATTAAGGGGAAGCGCAGGGCCGAGGCTGCTTCTTCCGAGCTCTTCCCAAAGCGtgaggggagcggagcggggtGCGCGACGCCTCTACGCGTTTCAAACCTTCCTCTCAGTTTCAGAAATGTAGGGTCCTCACCGCTTGTGAGGAAGCGAGTTGTGTGACTAACGAACTGACGAAACGCAGCACGCACGCATATATCTGCATGCGTATGTGTTTATATGTGAGGCACGTAGAGTCTCAAAACGGAAAATACCTGGAAATTAAACGCCCCAACACCACAAATCTTAAATCCATTTTCCCTCGCTCTGTTCAGCCGTGCTCAGGCCTGCGCAGAGGCGAGGCACACTGCTCAGGAACCCGACAGCAGCACCCTTAGCGCTGTCTGCCATCACGCAGCATTTCCACACATCCCCACACACCCCTCAGCTTTAACGCCCCAAATGTACCTCAGACTTGAAGATCTCAGCCAGAGGCAGCACACGGCACGTCCCGAGCAGGAGTGGTGCCATGCTCGTGGGGTACAGCTCGGTTCAAGCTTCTTCGGCACTTCCAAAGCAGAGCTGTGGTCTCTGGAAGGGAAAATGATCACacataattattaaaaatcttGACTATATTGTGTGTATTAAGTTAAACAAGCatcaaactttttttattatttaggaaacatgttttttaataaattgattTCATTAAAGAGCCCTGCCTGCATGACCACtattgaaataaatgcatttgcaGTGACTGTTATACTTCTTTAATCCTCAAAAAAGGGCATTTATATAGGTATGAGCTAGTTAGCCAGCTTGCAAATTGGACGAGGACATCAGAGAGACCACTTCAGGGCTTGGGGAAAAATGGCAAGGAACGTTTTCCTTGAAATATGgtacatttattaaaaaacaaccaacccaAAAGATCCTATTTTACAGTACCTcaggacaggaaagaaaactgatgaaGCAATCtgcacagcaacagaaaaaatattaaacctATAAATCCAAGTTACCAGTACATTAACCAATGACTCATTGCCAGCACGGCTTTGTGGGGATCTGTTACATTTAGCTGTATGATTTCTGAGCGTTTGATGCCCATTACTTCAAGCCCACAACAAATTGTGGTTTCTCTGAACCCTTTTCCTTTCGCTCATCCTCCCCACACACTCACCATCTCCCCGGTCCGTTTCTCCAACAGGTTTCAGTGTGGTTTCTCTTCAGATCCAGCGGCTGTTTTTTGGCAGTTTCTGGTGGCTGTGTGGCAGAAGGGGAACCCAGGAGGGGACACCCATCCAGACAGGGTGTCATGGGGGACTTGGCTCACCTGTGGGCGGCTGCTGCAGCGTGAGCCCTGATGGGGAGCAGCTGAAGCACCCTGAGTTTTCCCAGGCTGTGAGGAACCAGGGAGGGCACAGATGGGTGGGATGGTGCCCAGCAGATCTAGATCCCAGTAGGATCTAGAGGAAAACTCTAGACATTCCTGGAGCATCAGGGACCCGTTTTCCCAGCAAATAAACCCACAGGATCCCGTGACACAGACGGTATTTTCATCTCCTCTACCACACGCATACAGACGAACACGCGCTGCGTGACCAGGCAGCCATGAGATTTATTAGCAGCAACAGGGCAGGTAGGAGCAAATGGGATCCTGGGAGAGCCCTTGTTCTGGTACCattttagaaaatggaaaatcttGTGTCTGGAAGGGAGAGTAACCTAGATTTGAT
Protein-coding sequences here:
- the RAB39B gene encoding ras-related protein Rab-39B isoform X2, whose protein sequence is MEAIWLYQFRLIVIGDSTVGKSCLIRRFTEGRFAQISDPTVGVDFFSRLVEIEPGKRIKLQIWDTAGQERFRSITRAYYRNSVGGLLLFDITNRRSFQNVHEWLEETKVHVQPYQIVFVLVGHKCDLDTQRQVTRHEAEKLAAAYGMKYIETSARDAINVEKAFTDLTRDIYELVKRGEISIQEGWEGVKSGFVPNVVHSSEEVVKSDRRCLC
- the RAB39B gene encoding ras-related protein Rab-39B isoform X1; protein product: MEAIWLYQFRLIVIGDSTVGKSCLIRRFTEGRFAQISDPTVGVDFFSRLVEIEPGKRIKLQIWDTAGQERFRSITRAYYRNSVGGLLLFDITNRRSFQNVHEWLEETKVHVQPYQIVFVLVGHKCDLDTQRQVTRHEAEKLAAAYGKQSWRRLMQSTTGAWLPWALYLQLLLTPVESARFAQTGTVSPVFTKARTNTYKRVSSFILFFQGLAIHKVRPGLRS
- the RAB39B gene encoding ras-related protein Rab-39B isoform X3; its protein translation is MEAIWLYQFRLIVIGDSTVGKSCLIRRFTEGRFAQISDPTVGVDFFSRLVEIEPGKRIKLQIWDTAGQERFRSITRAYYRNSVGGLLLFDITNRRSFQNVHEWLEETKVHVQPYQIVFVLVGHKCDLDTQRQVTRHEAEKLAAAYGSFSFLASVDEEN
- the RAB39B gene encoding ras-related protein Rab-39B isoform X4, with the translated sequence MEAIWLYQFRLIVIGDSTVGKSCLIRRFTEGRFAQISDPTVGVDFFSRLVEIEPGKRIKLQIWDTAGQERFRSITRAYYRNSVGGLLLFDITNRRSFQNVHEWLEETKVHVQPYQIVFVLVSKAGED